Proteins encoded within one genomic window of Pygocentrus nattereri isolate fPygNat1 chromosome 9, fPygNat1.pri, whole genome shotgun sequence:
- the LOC119264012 gene encoding NLR family CARD domain-containing protein 3-like isoform X2, producing the protein METSTPVPSSPTETNISAQSGANISAPVLHGSLFQGPVNITIIHGGQDVCSSSSSNVQAGGSPCVPALAEDLQTVYRQYKEKLGNKSKRINEGISQHGTSALLNEIYTELYITEGGSGEVNEEHEVRQIEAASRRPATEEKPIKCSDLFKDRPIRTVLTKGVAGIGKTVSVKKFILDWAEGKANQDVQYIFPLPFKELNLMKEKRLSLMVLLQHFFPETKPLLSVDCNAHKILFIFDGLDECRLPLDFQNNESLWDVTDSASVDVLLTNLIKGNLLPSALLWITSRPAAANQIPPECVDLVTEVRGFSDAQKEEYFRKRISDQSLANKIISHMKSSRSLYIMCHIPVFCWIAATVLERVLGGAETGEIPKTLTQMFSHFLIFQIKHKDQKYHGKCDPDVQQTREMILSLGKLAFQQLEKGNLIFYEEDLRDCGIDVKEVSVYSGVCTQIFREEFWVYLGKVFSFVHLSVQEFLAALYAFLSFISEERTKQVTTDLSDRSKMSNFLKAAVDKALQSENGHLDLFLRFLLGLSLESNQTLIRGLLTQTGSSSHSKEETVQYIKEKIRENPSPEKSINLFHCLNELNDHSLVKEVQTYLSKKDYSCLRGLSLSPAQWSALVFVLLNSEEKLDEFDLRNYDRSEECFLRLLPVIKASRRAVLCNCNLTEESCIALSSALSSNSCMRELNLTNNDLLQDSGVKKLSTGLKSPHCKLEILKLCDCNLTKKSCAALSSVLSSKYSNLKELSLSYNKLWDSGVELLSAGLKDPRCKLEILGLSNCSITHEGCAALASALKSNPSSRLRELNLFNNSPGESGMKLLSDLRDDPHCTLTTLHI; encoded by the exons ATGGAAACGTCCACTCCAGTGCCCAGCAGTCCCACTGAGACCAACATATCAGCTCAAAGTGGAGCAAACATCTCTGCGCCTGTTCTCCATGGAAGCCTTTTTCAAGGTCCTGTGAATATTACCATTATACACGGAG GCCAGGATGTCTGCAGTTCAAGCAGCAGCAATGTTCAGGCTGGAGGCTCTCCGTGTGTTCCTGCTCTCGCTGagg ATTTGCAAACAGTATACCGGCAATATAAAGAAAAACTTGGGAACAAATCTAAAAGAATTAATGAAGGAATCTCCCAGCATGGAACATCAGCTCTTCTGAATGAGATCTACACAGAGCTCTACATcacagagggagggagtggaGAGGTCAATGAAGAACATGAGGTCAGACAGATTGAGGCAGCATCCAGGAGACCAGCAACAGAGGAGAAACCCATCAAATGCAGTGACCTCTTTAAAGACAGACCCATCAGAACTGTGCTGACTAAAGGAGTCGCTGGAATTGGAAAAACAGTCTCAGTGAAGAAGTTCATTCTGGACTGGGCTGAAGGAAAAGCAAACCAGGATGTCCAATACATATTTCCACTTCCATTTAAAGAACTGAAtttgatgaaggagaaaagacTTAGCCTGATGGTGCTTCTTCAACACTTTTTCCCAGAAACAAAACCATTATTATCAGTAGACTGTAATGCCCACAAAATCTTGTTCATCTTTGATGGTCTGGACGAGTGTCGACTTCCTCTAGATTTCCAGAACAATGAGAGCCTGTGGGATGTAACAGATTCAGCCTCAGTGGATGTGCTGCTGACAAACCTCATCAAGGGGAACCTGCTTCCCTCGGCTCTCCTCTGGATAACCTCTCGAccagcagcagccaatcagatccctCCTGAGTGTGTTGACCTGGTAACAGAGGTACGAGGGTTCAGTGATGCTCAGAAAGAGGAATACTTCAGGAAGAGAATCAGTGACCAGAGCCTAGCCAATAAAATCATCTCACACATGAAGTCCTCAAGAAGCCTCTACATCATGTGCCACATCCCAGTTTTCTGCTGGATTGCAGCCACTGTTCTAGAGAGAGTTTTGGGTGGAGCAGAGACTGGAGAGATCCCCAAGACTTTGACTCAGATGTTCTCCCACTTCCTGATCTTTCAGATCAAACACAAGGACCAAAAGTACCATGGGAAATGTGACCCTGATGTTCAGCAGACCAGAGAGATGATTCTTTCACTGGGAAAACTGGCTTTCCAACAGCTGGAGAAGGGCAATCTGATCTTCTATGAGGAAGACCTAAGAGACTGTGGTATTGATGTCAAAGAAGTGTCAGTGTACTCAGGAGTTTGTACCCAGATCTTCAGAGAGGAGTTTTGGGTGTACCTGGGGAAGGTGTTCAGCTTTGTCCACCTGAGTGTTCAGGAGTTTCTGGCTGCTTTATATGCATTTCTCTCCTTCATCAGTgaagaaagaacaaaacaggTGACCACTGATCTCTCTGATAGGTCTAAAATGTCAAACTTCCTCAAGGCTGCAGTGGACAAGGCCTTACAGAGTGAGAATGGACACCTGGACCTCTTCCTCCGGTTCCTTCTGGGCCTCTCGCTGGAGTCCAATCAGACTCTCATACGAGGCCTACTGACCCAGACAGGAAGCAGCTctcacagcaaagaggaaaCAGTCCAGTACATCAAGGAGAAGATCAGGGAGAATCCCTCTCCAGAGAAATCCATCAATCTGTTCCACTGtctgaatgaactgaatgacCATTCTCTGGTGAAGGAAGTCCAAACATACCTGAGTAAGAAAGATTACAGTTGTCTCCGTGGACTCAGTCTGTCTCCTGCCCAGTGGTCAGCTCTGGTGTTTGTGTTGCTGAACTCAGAGGAAAAGCTGGATGAGTTTGACTTACGTAATTATGACAGATCTGAGGAATGTTTTCTAAGGTTACTGCCAGTCATCAAAGCATCCAGAAGAGCTGT ACTGTGTAACTGTAATCTCACAGAGGAAAGCTGCATAGCTCTGTCCTCAGCTCTCAGCTCCAACTCCTGTATGAGAGAACTAAACCTCACTAACAATGACCTGCTGCAGGATTCGGGAGTGAAGAAGCTCTCTACTGGTCTGAAGAGTCCTCATTGTAAACTGGAGATACTGAA ACTGTGTGACTGTAATCTCACAAAGAAAAGCTGTGCAGCTCTGTCCTCAGTTCTGAgctcaaaatattcaaatctgAAAGAGCTGAGCCTGAGTTACAATAAACTGTGGGATTCAGGAGTAGAGCttctctctgctggactgaaggaTCCACGCTGTAAGCTAGAGATTCTCGG gcTGTCTAACTGCAGTATTACACACGAAGGCTGTGCTGCTCTTGCTTCAGCTCTAAAATCCAACCCCTCCTCACGTCTGAGAGAGCTGAACCTGTTCAACAATAGTCCAGGAGAGTCAGGAATGAAGCTGCTCTCTGATCTACGGGACGATCCACATTGTACACTGACGACATTACA CATCTGA
- the LOC119264012 gene encoding NLR family CARD domain-containing protein 3-like isoform X1, whose amino-acid sequence METSTPVPSSPTETNISAQSGANISAPVLHGSLFQGPVNITIIHGGQDVCSSSSSNVQAGGSPCVPALAEDLQTVYRQYKEKLGNKSKRINEGISQHGTSALLNEIYTELYITEGGSGEVNEEHEVRQIEAASRRPATEEKPIKCSDLFKDRPIRTVLTKGVAGIGKTVSVKKFILDWAEGKANQDVQYIFPLPFKELNLMKEKRLSLMVLLQHFFPETKPLLSVDCNAHKILFIFDGLDECRLPLDFQNNESLWDVTDSASVDVLLTNLIKGNLLPSALLWITSRPAAANQIPPECVDLVTEVRGFSDAQKEEYFRKRISDQSLANKIISHMKSSRSLYIMCHIPVFCWIAATVLERVLGGAETGEIPKTLTQMFSHFLIFQIKHKDQKYHGKCDPDVQQTREMILSLGKLAFQQLEKGNLIFYEEDLRDCGIDVKEVSVYSGVCTQIFREEFWVYLGKVFSFVHLSVQEFLAALYAFLSFISEERTKQVTTDLSDRSKMSNFLKAAVDKALQSENGHLDLFLRFLLGLSLESNQTLIRGLLTQTGSSSHSKEETVQYIKEKIRENPSPEKSINLFHCLNELNDHSLVKEVQTYLSKKDYSCLRGLSLSPAQWSALVFVLLNSEEKLDEFDLRNYDRSEECFLRLLPVIKASRRAVLCNCNLTEESCIALSSALSSNSCMRELNLTNNDLLQDSGVKKLSTGLKSPHCKLEILKLCDCNLTKKSCAALSSVLSSKYSNLKELSLSYNKLWDSGVELLSAGLKDPRCKLEILGLSNCSITHEGCAALASALKSNPSSRLRELNLFNNSPGESGMKLLSDLRDDPHCTLTTLHNISINKTADDTTDHLG is encoded by the exons ATGGAAACGTCCACTCCAGTGCCCAGCAGTCCCACTGAGACCAACATATCAGCTCAAAGTGGAGCAAACATCTCTGCGCCTGTTCTCCATGGAAGCCTTTTTCAAGGTCCTGTGAATATTACCATTATACACGGAG GCCAGGATGTCTGCAGTTCAAGCAGCAGCAATGTTCAGGCTGGAGGCTCTCCGTGTGTTCCTGCTCTCGCTGagg ATTTGCAAACAGTATACCGGCAATATAAAGAAAAACTTGGGAACAAATCTAAAAGAATTAATGAAGGAATCTCCCAGCATGGAACATCAGCTCTTCTGAATGAGATCTACACAGAGCTCTACATcacagagggagggagtggaGAGGTCAATGAAGAACATGAGGTCAGACAGATTGAGGCAGCATCCAGGAGACCAGCAACAGAGGAGAAACCCATCAAATGCAGTGACCTCTTTAAAGACAGACCCATCAGAACTGTGCTGACTAAAGGAGTCGCTGGAATTGGAAAAACAGTCTCAGTGAAGAAGTTCATTCTGGACTGGGCTGAAGGAAAAGCAAACCAGGATGTCCAATACATATTTCCACTTCCATTTAAAGAACTGAAtttgatgaaggagaaaagacTTAGCCTGATGGTGCTTCTTCAACACTTTTTCCCAGAAACAAAACCATTATTATCAGTAGACTGTAATGCCCACAAAATCTTGTTCATCTTTGATGGTCTGGACGAGTGTCGACTTCCTCTAGATTTCCAGAACAATGAGAGCCTGTGGGATGTAACAGATTCAGCCTCAGTGGATGTGCTGCTGACAAACCTCATCAAGGGGAACCTGCTTCCCTCGGCTCTCCTCTGGATAACCTCTCGAccagcagcagccaatcagatccctCCTGAGTGTGTTGACCTGGTAACAGAGGTACGAGGGTTCAGTGATGCTCAGAAAGAGGAATACTTCAGGAAGAGAATCAGTGACCAGAGCCTAGCCAATAAAATCATCTCACACATGAAGTCCTCAAGAAGCCTCTACATCATGTGCCACATCCCAGTTTTCTGCTGGATTGCAGCCACTGTTCTAGAGAGAGTTTTGGGTGGAGCAGAGACTGGAGAGATCCCCAAGACTTTGACTCAGATGTTCTCCCACTTCCTGATCTTTCAGATCAAACACAAGGACCAAAAGTACCATGGGAAATGTGACCCTGATGTTCAGCAGACCAGAGAGATGATTCTTTCACTGGGAAAACTGGCTTTCCAACAGCTGGAGAAGGGCAATCTGATCTTCTATGAGGAAGACCTAAGAGACTGTGGTATTGATGTCAAAGAAGTGTCAGTGTACTCAGGAGTTTGTACCCAGATCTTCAGAGAGGAGTTTTGGGTGTACCTGGGGAAGGTGTTCAGCTTTGTCCACCTGAGTGTTCAGGAGTTTCTGGCTGCTTTATATGCATTTCTCTCCTTCATCAGTgaagaaagaacaaaacaggTGACCACTGATCTCTCTGATAGGTCTAAAATGTCAAACTTCCTCAAGGCTGCAGTGGACAAGGCCTTACAGAGTGAGAATGGACACCTGGACCTCTTCCTCCGGTTCCTTCTGGGCCTCTCGCTGGAGTCCAATCAGACTCTCATACGAGGCCTACTGACCCAGACAGGAAGCAGCTctcacagcaaagaggaaaCAGTCCAGTACATCAAGGAGAAGATCAGGGAGAATCCCTCTCCAGAGAAATCCATCAATCTGTTCCACTGtctgaatgaactgaatgacCATTCTCTGGTGAAGGAAGTCCAAACATACCTGAGTAAGAAAGATTACAGTTGTCTCCGTGGACTCAGTCTGTCTCCTGCCCAGTGGTCAGCTCTGGTGTTTGTGTTGCTGAACTCAGAGGAAAAGCTGGATGAGTTTGACTTACGTAATTATGACAGATCTGAGGAATGTTTTCTAAGGTTACTGCCAGTCATCAAAGCATCCAGAAGAGCTGT ACTGTGTAACTGTAATCTCACAGAGGAAAGCTGCATAGCTCTGTCCTCAGCTCTCAGCTCCAACTCCTGTATGAGAGAACTAAACCTCACTAACAATGACCTGCTGCAGGATTCGGGAGTGAAGAAGCTCTCTACTGGTCTGAAGAGTCCTCATTGTAAACTGGAGATACTGAA ACTGTGTGACTGTAATCTCACAAAGAAAAGCTGTGCAGCTCTGTCCTCAGTTCTGAgctcaaaatattcaaatctgAAAGAGCTGAGCCTGAGTTACAATAAACTGTGGGATTCAGGAGTAGAGCttctctctgctggactgaaggaTCCACGCTGTAAGCTAGAGATTCTCGG gcTGTCTAACTGCAGTATTACACACGAAGGCTGTGCTGCTCTTGCTTCAGCTCTAAAATCCAACCCCTCCTCACGTCTGAGAGAGCTGAACCTGTTCAACAATAGTCCAGGAGAGTCAGGAATGAAGCTGCTCTCTGATCTACGGGACGATCCACATTGTACACTGACGACATTACA TAACATCTCCATCAACAAAACTGCTGATGATACCACTGATCACTTGGGGTGA